CGCAAACAGGAGTAACTCGCTGTGAATACTCCACctagaaacagaaacacatgtttgcacttgttttctctctctgtctcttttaatATATGACTCTGAATTCTAACCAGCCAAACGCAACATGGATAAAAACCATGTGCTGCTAGCAGGGAGATGGAAATTCTTGTGAAGTGACATATTACATTTGGTGAGTTTATCAAAGGGCAACAAGTTAACTATAATTCAACTGCTATTCCCCAAAGAGTGATTGGTTTTTACAAGATGTTTGTCATCAGCATAAATTTCAGTTTCAAGTCAGAACTGCGTGTTGCTCTTTGTTGTTGAATGCTGCAGACCCAAATTAGCATCCTTAAATCTTATATACTAAATGACTTGTCATGATGTCCAAATATATACATGATTTACACACTCACtggtcactttattaggtacacctgttaaattttaggcatgtagacatggtcaggACAACCCGCTGAAGTTCAaaatgagcatcagaatggggaagaaagatgatttaagtgactttgaacatggcatggCTGTTGGTGCCAGGACAACAcgttgaaccttgaagcagatgggctacagcagcagaagaccacaccaggtgccactcctgtcagctaagaactggaaactgaggctacaattcacacaggctcaccaaaactggacaatagaagattggaaaaacattgcctggtctgatgagtctggatttctgctgcaacattcagatggtagggtcagaatttggtgtaaacaacatgaaagcatggatccatcctgccttgtatcaacggttcaggctggtggtggtggtgtaatggtgtgggggatattttcttggcacactttgggccccttagtaccaactgagcatggtttaaacaccacagcctacctgagtattgttgctgaccgtgtccgtccctttatgaccacagtgtacccatcttctgatggctacttccagcaggataacgcaccatgtcacaaagctcaaatcatctcaaactggtttcttgaacatgacaatgagttcactgtactccaatggcctccacagtcaccagatctcaatccagtagagcacctttgggatgtggtggaacgggagattcacatcatggatgcgcagctgacaaatctgcagtaactgtgtgatgctatcatgtcagtatggaccaaaatctctgaggaatgtttccagcaccttgttgaatctgtgccaTGAAGAATttaggcagttctgaaggcaaaagagGTCCAACCGgatactagcaaggtgtacctaataaagtggccggtgagtgtatacTGGGCTTAATAATCATACTATGAGACAACCCCCTGAACAAAGGACTATACCACTTGTGATGAGGAAAGGGTGTACTTGACAGCCACAGGGACGGTTCGGGCCTTGGAAGCATCACGGACGGTGGCTGATAGGACAACAGACGCCAGCTGACCTGGGAGACTTCTGGGAAGGCAGACAAAGGTTACTACTTATAATTTAAAGGTCACATACAAACTTCAGTCCAAACTACTATTATGCACTGATCCCTACTCTTTTAAGTGCAATTGCACCTTATTTGGCTGAAACCagagcagacattttgatttaCGTTTTTGTATTTGGTTAACCTCTTTTTAGAGACTAGTCAGCAACATTTAAAGTGTAACATAAGAGAAGACGAGTCAAACTACAGCCAACCTTTTTGCTTCCACTTGGTGACTGAGTGGACTCTCCTGTGCTCCAGACACAATCTCACTCAGATGGCTGTAGTGGGTATGAATAAACATCACTTCCTCGTATCCtaattagagagagagaggagaagaggagcagGGTAAATTAATTTTATGCTAAAGTGATACTCCTGTGCATCACTTCAGTTTCGCAGAGTCACACGTCAAATGCCTCTTTCACATATTAGCATCTGAAGGGTACTTAAAGCAAACACATTGTTTGGTTACAAGAAGATGTATTTACCCATCTGCTCAAAGtcctgttttcaaaatgtctGTCAATTATTTTAGACTTTGATTAGATTATAAAGTCCCAACTACAGTGTCATATTCTGGAGGCATCTGGACGAACACTCATAGCAAAACTCTAATCATAAATTGTACTGATATTAGCAAAATTGAGAGAATCAGCTGATTtagttaatattttaatttgtccaatcaaatattatttaaatgtgAGCAAACAGAGTCTTCCTGAGTTTCTTTTGTAGATGATTTGTACTAATTAAATGTGCCACAGCTTGAAGGATGTAGAGTATAAGAGCCTTTATTACTAAGTGGATTAAAATCCTTTAGCCATAGGAAGGTGGCACAAAAATCATCTCATTTTCAGAATGAGATGATGAGTGCTGCGCATATATGTATGCCTCATCATGCCTCAAAGTGTAGCTGGAGTGGCTTAATTAAGGCCGTATCTTGCTATTACACAGCTTAGGAGCAAAGACAATGCGTTTTTGTGCAGCACCTAAGCCATGGAACGTAAAAACAATGTGGAAAGCATCTGGACGAGCATGCGCATGGGAAAGGCGTCGGCGCATTGTCTTCTGCCAACAGCATggggtctctccctctcctgttGCTCTGTGTGCAGGCAGTCAGCAGGTGTGGGGAAGGCGGAGGATGCTGCGTACCGCAGGAGTGGAAGTTCAGATGCATTGtattatgtgtatgtatgtagtaTTGTATTACAATGACGCTCTCACTCTGCAATTTCATCTGGCCTAAGAAAGTGGTGTACTGCACTATAATATAAGCGCCATAGCTCTCATGGCATTCAAATGTTTAGTTGAGGGTTTTCTGGTGAATCTAATTCAGCAAAGTTGTCTCCCACCCCttgtacattttatttgctcctattttatttaaaacatacaaTGTTCCTGAAGTGAGTTTGTGATTATTTAGCACATGATTTCTCTTATCAGAAGAAGTTTATGATGTGGGCATGCAGTAATGTTCCAAATCATATCATATGTGTGTAGGTAGCATTTTTACATCTTCAAATTTGAGTGCATGGGTTAGCCTCTATGACAAGCGCcttttcaagtgtgtgtgtgtgtgtgtgtttcctaccCAGTGTGTGTATCCTCTGGAGCTCAGTGTCAGTGATAAGCAACTCATCctgaccactgctgctggcaGTGTGAGAGCCGATCGCAGACGGCTTGAAGACTTGACTACAGCTTTCTTCAGTTAACTTCTGCCACTTCATGTACACATCTGGATGCAAAGACAGCAGAGGACACCCAGGTAATAGAGGCAGGTTAACAATAATGGTAACAATGAGAAGAAACTTAAGAACTTAAGAGTTTGGGACTTACCAGTATACCAAAAATTATTCCCTGAATTCTGAACATGTAActaatgcaaaaaaacacaaagagacggAGTGCAAAACAACATCAGATTAGCATAAACAGTTCTGACAATGACTGTTGCAGTCTCCAAATCACAAGATGTTTTCAAGTGAAATGtgtcacaaacagctgctgtgaaTAAAATGTTGCGCTGTGAAGTTTCTCCATCAACTTACATCACTAATGAAACTGTGCCTGCTATTTTAACTAAGCACTGACAgataataaatattatatttgaTGTGTGCTAAGATGTTTTTATTACCTATGTTCTTGGTAGAAAGAGTGAAGCCCCTTCTCTCAGCAGAGAGCATGTCTGCAAGAGTTTCAGTGAGACTGTCGATGCTCTGGACAACAGTGAACGGCCCCACGCTGACCTGTGCGAGAAAAACAGACCCAACGACAAAGATTGAGATTGACTGAGGACAAAGGGCGACTTTGCAGGGTTAGGAAAgttgagaaaaatgttttaccTTATCCCTTCAGGGGGAAAAATGATGCAATAGAAACACAGGGAGAGACTTTGCTAAGGTAAAAGTGACTATTGGGTTGAATCTGAGTTACAAATAGGGTTCTTGGATACAACCCAGAAACATCTTTTTTCCTGACTGATTAAAAAGGGTTTCCAATGTTTGCTTGACCACAATACAATTGCTAGCAAAAACAGACAACCACATGTCACCCCCTCACCCCATCTTCCGTCAGGCCCATCCACTGTGAAGCCATGTGTGGCTCCAGCATCAAACTCGCCATCTTTACGTAGTTGGTAGCAATGGACACCATGACTTCTGCTGCGTCAGCTCCGGCAGGGTGACTGCTATACATTGCAGTCAGGTCCTTCTCAATCATCTGGGTGAGGTAGAGGACATcagtggaggtgaggaggttCGGGCCGCCGGCCTCCACCGTATGCAGAACAGCCTGggtcagctgctgcagcaaggctAAATCTCTGTCGGAGGTGGTATTAACACTCAACTCTACCATCACCTGAAGAGAAGAAGGATAGATGAAGATTTGAATGTTATTTACCAAGGAAAAAAGGTGGTTCAATGCATAGCTGCAAGTTCATTAACTCCCTGTCTACACAACCAAGGATCGAATTTGGCCAAGTATAACAGATTTTCTAGGATTCTGTGTTGCTGCAAAGTTGTGAAATCCTTTTAACGTTTTACCATATCAGGGAGTACTGTCTTCTCTGTATTCTcagggcgcattcacaccaggatagtccgggggactcAGTTCGATTGGGTGGGgaatgctgaaaaatttcaTTCCTTtatttggtttggttcactttcacactccACCTTATAAAAGgggaccaaaccgcctggacaacgtcacgcagttacaacagctgctcgtttgggggcagCATTGCCTGAaacaaccactgaccaggaagaaaaaagcatgaggaagaagaaaacctgtcTCAAAtgcgctctacgtcacttcctctctttggttcacttcctctctttggttcactatatattccgtttgcatttcccactgtatgCAAACCGCACcggggttcacttgcaagtgaaccgcaACTCCCAGTTttcaagtggaccagggtttgctcgtttggtccgcaccagagttcaaatAAGCATTCACtccactccaaacgaaccgaactatccgtggaagcgcACCAGGTTTCGTTTAATGCGGACCAAATAGCGctagtgtgaatgcgtcctcaGTTGTTGATCTGCCTCAGCACCAATCTCACCAAGATGAGTTCTTGTTAATTTATGGTACTGTGTCACTTAAGAGACGATGTGCCACAGACAGCTAAACAGTCCGACTCACAGGTTTGGTGAGGGGATCGTTGCTCAGTCTACTGAAGAATGGTGTCTGTGGTAAACTGATAACATCCAGAACATctgcagacagaaacaaaaaaaaaatatataatacagTCTAATGCAATCTATTACAGCAAGAGCACAAGCAGCCCTAGAAATTTCTTTAGATTCAGTGCTCTCAGTTAAAAATCTTACATCATGCAACGGTTGTATTTATCACAAGACTATTGGATTGGGTTGCATGGCAATGATATATACAGGGTAAGATGCATCTGAGCAAACCATCAAATTACATCAAGAACAACACTCGTAAAAATTAGTGCCATTATTTTCATTGGTACCTTTTCTAAACTGGCAGACGGCCCCTCTGAGTGAGTCACACTTTGTATGGCCCCAGCTGCCAACAACAGGGTCAACAACGCCACACTCCTCATCAGCCTGCGGGCCGTGGAAAAACTCAAAGGAGATTGTCTGATTCTGCAAAGAACTTCCATCCAAGAAGGAATCCATGAACGAATTTGCTAGCACAGTGTAGTTTCCTAGCGAAGGAAATGGAGGAGGTTATTCTTCGTTTTaaattcttaaaaataaaacagatacaCATCAAGACTGAACATCATGTCAGTCCCAATATTGTGGGTGATATACTTCAGAAATCCTCCAAAGTCACAGCTCATCAAGGTGTAATTGAAGACAGGAGAAACAGGCGGGTTTCATTAACCGCAAGAGTTCCAAGATATGATGTCACTTAATGAATGTGTCATAAGTAAGTttcaaaatgacccaaaaagtGTTTTCCAGTTAATTATATCCGCTATCCCTGTGGCTAGTGTACCCTTaagggtaacactttacttgaaggtatctacataagggtgacatgacactgtcataactatgacatgacacggtcatgaacctgtcatgaacattatatacatgtcataaatgtctatgactgctgtcattaagtgtcatttggtttttataatgacaagttgacattgtttgggttgtcttgattatgacaacttgacatcaattaaagtgacattaccagaaattgtctttgtcatgacaagttgacattaacaagaaatgcatctttttttgtgtttatgacaagttgacataatgattattattgttatgacaaagacatcttctggtaatgtcatcctggttaatgtcaagttgtcataataaggacatcccaaacaaatttaatgtcaacttgtcatgacaaagacaacttctggtaatgtcactttgattaatgtcaagttgtcataatcaagacaacccaaacaatgtcaacttgtcattacaaaaacagaaTTACACTTAATGAcgagtcataaacatttatgacatgtacataatgtttatgacaagttcatgacagtgtcatgtcacccttatgtagatatcttcaagtaaagtgttacccaatTAAGTGTGTAACAGAAACTTGGTCAGTTAGGGAAAGGTTGTGGTCATTGTAAATTATGGTTTAGTTGGGGCAACTTAAATATATCTGAATGTATGTCTGAGCTGgtctgatgaggatgaggaaggGAAAACTTCAACTGACTGCCATGCCGATTTAAGTCCTATACCTAAAGGATCAGTCCTTTAATAGCTACTGTTCACCACCCTGACTGTCAGCTGATCTTTACAAGACAAACAATAAAGAAAGATTCTTATTCAGTAACCaaaaatcaaatacaaatgCACTATCCTTCCTGCATGTTCAGCTACAACAGGCAGAGCGAGTGTTCCAGGCTCTCGCCGCTCATCGGGGAGCATGATGTCAGCACGGGAGAAGTTTGTTTTGAAGGGTGGGATTCAGAGTGACGTGAttcacaaaacatttacagGAACCATTAGGAGCTCTACCGTTTGCCAATTACAACGTGGTCCCCGTCTCCCCTATTCATCTGAGGGTGCGAGAAAAGGAGAGCAAAAAGAGGCCGAGCTCTCCTCTTTCCTTCAGTCTCATTAAACTTCCAGTGGTGCTTTATGCTGGAAAGcaaaagagtgtgtgtgcttgcatgtgagtgtgtttggtctgtgtgtgtgtgtgtgtgtaagtttgCCAAAGCATGCCACAAATTCAGAAAGGATTAGGGAAATCCCAATGAAGCGTTTTTGCTGATACTATTTCCAGTCATTAAATAATTAGTACCTGCTAATACTTAACCCTAGAATGATGTTAATATTTTCCTACATAAAACAGCGAGGTTGTTTGGATACATAGTGCAACTGAATTTAAATAGCAGCTGCTGCTTTCTATCAATTTAAGCGATGCATACAAACTTGCAAGCGGCTGTTTTTGATTCAGTGCTTGGTAATGCAGTTAAAAGTTCAGACtgatttaaaaagagaaaagccCCAACATAAATTTGGGCACTTTCTTCAGTTTTCTGGAACAGAGCTGGTGAAAAGATCTGGAATAGATCAGGAAAAAGCTCAGATAGCACATGGCCAAAATGCTTGGTCATTTGTAGTTAAGTATTCTTGCAGTCATGTGTTTTCACACTTCATCTTCAACTTCTTTAactatatttttaaagaaaataacagATTTACTTTTTGAAGTTGGTTTTGCAAACTAGATTTCTCATAGTGTGTATGTTACTAACTCTTTCCCTAACTATTTCCCCATTTCATGTTGATTAGTTGACAAAAGATTTACTGATTCCACTGTTTAAGACAAGTACCTAAAGCATTTACGAACTTTCAAGTCCCGCAAAGTATTCGAGAACAACGTCTATGTACATTACATCATGTTTGGGCCTGATAAGAGAGATGACAGGAGTGTGGGAGTAGAGAAAGATGAAACAAAGACAGGGAAAAATTGGGTCTCTTGTATCTGCAATTAATTCACAGCATTTATTTTATCCTGCTAAGAATGCCAGATGGGTGGGGTTTACCACATCAGGCCAGCTCAGATCCTGGCCTGTTACTGAAAAGTTTGTAGTCCAAAATGACTTTCAAATGGTCTCtatgtgattgtttttttctgcgTAGCAACCCCACCCAGCCCTCGTGCCAAACTATCTAAACTGTAAACAGCATCTGAAAGCAATGCTTAACTATACTATTGGACCTTGCAGATAGATGCGAGTCCCCTTTGTCTTATTCCTGTGCTCTGTGATTAAATTAGCCTTGATTTATATCCTGGTGAGCCCTTCAGCTTCTTCACATCTCCATGCTGCATCCTAACAAATGTACCTTGACATGGGCTGTCTCTCCACAGCTTCGTAAGGGAGGGCTCTATTTCCATGGCTGCTCCACTCCACTTGAACACCAGCCCAGAGGAAACGGGTGAACACAGCTTTTCCATGGTGTAGATTTCACTGCTGTTCAGCACCCGATCCCATATGTGCAGCTCCGTGATGCTCCCTGAGAATGACTCATCCTTCTTAAATGAACCCCCAAAGGTGTCCTGCTCCTGTCCGATGATGAAAATGCCATCGGGGCCAGTGCTGTTTGAACTTAGGCCTTCACCCCTAGAGACCGCAAGACCGTCAGTAAATAGTGACCAGCGTCCACCATCCTGGCTCCAAGACACGCACACCGAGTGCCAGGAGTCATCGTGGCCGAAGGCTTCTCGGTAAGGCCCATGTTTGCCGTGGACCAGCAGAGCCAGCTGCACGAGCCTGCCCCGGGTCAGGTTCACGCGCAGCTGAAACTCATTAATATATGACTGGATGGAATAAGAAAAGACGGTGGAGATTCCAAAGCAATTTGGATCGAGGCGGAGATGGGTACAAATGGTCACTGAGTCCATAGAGGTAAACTTGTGCAGGAGGCGGGCATGCTTCCTGTCTGACCGCCCGGTGAACTCCAGAATCAGGGTCTCTGAGTAACCTTTAGTTTCACcccacaaaaaaagaagaaagaggcaTTACTATGGGGAAAAAACAGCTTTCGGGAAAGACAGAACCAAATCATAAAATTCCACTTTAAGGTCCCATTCCTACTGTTAACACTTGGGAAACATTTATTCACAGTGGCGAAGAGTGCTGTATGGCAGCATCCTCAGTCCCATTTCTTATTCTATTACCCTTTTGTTAAGCCAGTGAGGAGGTGGAAAGGTATCTTAGACGAGAAAAACAATGAACCTACTATTTAAAAAGAAAGGGAGCTATATTGTTAATATAAATTGTCACAAATGTTACACTGTACCTACTTGTCAGACGTGTCATGACTTTCCTGGCGATCCACACAGGCTCAGAGATGTTCAGGGATTTTAAAAAGCTGGTTAGCTTTTGCTCTTCTGCTGGGTTGGAGGCAGTAGCTAAGGCCCCAGAGCGCTGGTTACACCATTCCCCTGCA
This sequence is a window from Epinephelus lanceolatus isolate andai-2023 chromosome 6, ASM4190304v1, whole genome shotgun sequence. Protein-coding genes within it:
- the LOC117253723 gene encoding adhesion G protein-coupled receptor D2 → MHWLLFPNILGLLVCFHSCNVISGYTIEITNQTYDESYYQYVPDRLQWNNAGEWCNQRSGALATASNPAEEQKLTSFLKSLNISEPVWIARKVMTRLTSYSETLILEFTGRSDRKHARLLHKFTSMDSVTICTHLRLDPNCFGISTVFSYSIQSYINEFQLRVNLTRGRLVQLALLVHGKHGPYREAFGHDDSWHSVCVSWSQDGGRWSLFTDGLAVSRGEGLSSNSTGPDGIFIIGQEQDTFGGSFKKDESFSGSITELHIWDRVLNSSEIYTMEKLCSPVSSGLVFKWSGAAMEIEPSLTKLWRDSPCQGNYTVLANSFMDSFLDGSSLQNQTISFEFFHGPQADEECGVVDPVVGSWGHTKCDSLRGAVCQFRKDVLDVISLPQTPFFSRLSNDPLTKPVMVELSVNTTSDRDLALLQQLTQAVLHTVEAGGPNLLTSTDVLYLTQMIEKDLTAMYSSHPAGADAAEVMVSIATNYVKMASLMLEPHMASQWMGLTEDGVSVGPFTVVQSIDSLTETLADMLSAERRGFTLSTKNIDVYMKWQKLTEESCSQVFKPSAIGSHTASSSGQDELLITDTELQRIHTLGYEEVMFIHTHYSHLSEIVSGAQESPLSHQVEAKRSLPGQLASVVLSATVRDASKARTVPVAVKYTLSSSQVVEYSQRVTPVCAFWNFSLMHNHTNSWSSDGCRVTFAGSGVTSCLCNHTTNFAVLMNYLESKWSPEEELILTKLTFIGSGASLCALVVTLMLFTVLDIPKSDRTSIHKNLFIALICAQVILLCSGSAIHNKVACTLVAALLHLFFMAAFSWMLVEGLLLWSKVVAVNLSEDRHMKYYYLIGWGLPVLIVTITLASASGKYSADGYCWLSVQNGIIWGFAGPVIFIIMVNIMVLTRVVVITISTAKRRSIMLAMGTSPVDQAYEQIRAAVKAVLVLLPILGLTWLCGVLVPFSIVMAYIFILLNSLQGLFIFLIYGVYNTEVRSTVNRIKERRKALNFSNCASSRPSSSVTSSRPVSFPLGTTPSQEEEVTPTYTCSNTSGPVKEEKTRGQLSMPCAPERVENPSSQTSKGTHLHRKEPPDSEMDALPAGCSLHVPMELEFTASCFPRSPAPEKSYGLVYVD